From the genome of Adhaeribacter pallidiroseus:
GATGTAACTTTCGTAAGCTGTGTCGCCCCAGGTAAATAAACCATGGCTACCCAGAATAATACCGGTAATGCCCGGATTGTCCTGTACTGCTTTTTCCATTTGCAAACCTAAATCGAAACCCGGCCGTTGCCACGGCACCCAGGCTACTTTGCCGCCGAACAACTCACGGGTAATTTGCTCACCATTTTTCGCCGCCGCAATGGCAATAATGGCATCGGGGTGCAAATGGTCGATGTGCTTAAAAGGTAAAAAGGCGTGTAAAGGTGTATCGATGGAAGGCGCTTTGGAATCCAGATCGTAAATGCAATGGTTAAATAAGGCTACCATTTCGTCTTCGTAAGCCAGACCGCGGTACCGGTTTTTTAAACTATGCAGTTTATCTACGTACAAGGCCGCTAAACCACTCTTTTTTAAAGTACCCAGGTCGCCGCCCGAACCTTTTACCCACATTACTTCCACGTCCTGGCCGGTTAAGGGATCGGGCATATCTACTTTGCAGCTGGTATTGCCGCCGGCGTAATTGGTTAAGCGTAAATCGGCCCCTAACAAGTTAGAACGATAAATCAGAAGAGCCACCTCATCATCTTTTAAAGAATTGGCCACTTGCTCGTCCCAGAGATAACTTACGTATTTAAATGTAGTAGTTGCGGTCGCATTATCCATATCCGATTATGTTTAAGTTTTTTAATGCTAAAAATAGTTTGGTAGGTAAAAGTTAGTAATCGTACGCGGGCAGTAAAAAGAAAGCGCGTAAAAAGTTAAACATACGTATCCTGCGCCGCGCCAATTTTTGTCCTTATCAAATGTAAATATATTGCTTGTAGGCCCCATCCTGTGCTATCCTGTCGTTTTTGCGGTCATTTTCCAGCCCGTTTAAGCTAGTAAAAATCTGCCCGAGATACTAGTAAATAATCCCTTAAGCGGCCAAGTAATTGCCATAACCTACCACCATGGTAGAAACAATTACGGTAATAATGCCCAGAACAATAACGCGCATGGTTCGCGGACTGGCTCCCTTCCATTCGTTAAAGTAAATACCCCAGATATTGCTCACAATAATAATAAATGCCATGTGTAAGGTCCAGCTACTAAAACCCAGGCCGTTGGCCGAAAAAAGACTTTCGCCCATGCCGTAGAAAAAGAACTGCAAATACCAGGTGGTACCCGCTAGGGCTGAGAAAAAGTAATTCCGGGCGAGCGGGGCCGCGGTGTTGGTGTAGTCGCCACCGGTTTTATTTTTAAAATTTAAATAAACACACCAGATCAGGTTAGTAGTTAAGCCACCCAGTAAAATAACGACCAAAGTGGGATTATTCTGCCACAACGGATCAATGCCCCGAGCCACGGTAGCCTCGGCAATGGGCTTGCCGGTTTCGTAGCCAAACGACATAAACGCACTGAGCACCCCGGAAAAGATGGCTACCAGAATGCCTTTCGGGAAGTTGAATTCTTTAATGTTTTCGGTTTTTTGTTCGGCCGATAATTCCTGTTCTTTTAAGGTACCTGCTTTGCCGCAAATAGCAATGCCGGCCAAACACAATAACACGCCGGCAAAAATAATCAACCCGGAAGTAGTGCTGAGCAATTCCGAGATGGTTTTGGCATTACCCGACCGGCCAAAAAACTCGTAAAAAATGGGGGGAATCAGCGTACCGAAAGCTGCACAAAAACCCAGCACGATGGCCATGCCCAACGATAAACCCAAATACCGCATGGTTAACCCAAAAGTTAAGCCCCCAATACCCCAGAGCAAACCCATTAAGTAGGTATAAAAAAGCGTAGATAGGGGCGTGCGGGTGAGCGTGGCCAGGTAACCAGGGGCCGTTAGCGCCGCGCCGAGCGGTGGCACAATTAACCACGAAAAAATGCCGCCTACCAGCCAGTAACTTTCCCAGGCCCATTGCTTTACTTTTTTAAACGGTATGTAAAAACTGCCGGAGGCAAAACCCCCGATAAAATGGTAGAAAAGTCCCAGAATAACCTGCATAGAGGAATGTACTGTTTAATTAACGGTTAATGGTTGTGTAAACTATTATTAAATTTTTCTAGCAATGCCCTGCTTTCCCGTACATCCACCAGAATGTTTTTAACTAGGGAGCACTAAAAATTTTAAAATTTTAAAAATTAAGCTTTACGGTACTGGGAAATGTAGTTTTTTTGAAAAAAGAAACTGTCCTGCTCTATCCTGCAAAATTCGTAACGGAAGTACTTGGCTTTTTTTATTTTCCGGAGTAGCCTTTAGCAGATGCAGCAGTATTAATTTTACGGGTACCACCCGAACGAACCGGCTATCAACGGCTTATCCATTTTAGCCTATTCAGATCCAGGAGCTTACTAGAACAGCCCAAAAGCGGCTTTTCCCAGTTTTTTCTAACAACTAAAAAAAGTGGTGGAAGCCTCCGCATTAAAAAGCCAGATTTGTTAATGGCTTCCCGCGTAAAATCTTCTGGGGCCTGGTAAATCTATTCGGCTAATCTTGCGTACGCGTACTAAATAAATAATTAAGAATTATGAAGCTGCTTTTTACGAGTGTGTTTTGCTTTTTCGGACTACTGGGTTGCACAACTAACCAATTCTTAACTACCAACCAATACACGAATGCGGACATTCCGCTTTCCATTGTATTACCCGAAAGTAAATCGCCCCTACGGCATACCGCCTCTTTACAACGTTCCGCTAATAAAAGATTTAATAAATACGCAGCCATGCTCACGGCGCAAACCCCGCAAA
Proteins encoded in this window:
- the rhaT gene encoding L-rhamnose/proton symporter RhaT, yielding MQVILGLFYHFIGGFASGSFYIPFKKVKQWAWESYWLVGGIFSWLIVPPLGAALTAPGYLATLTRTPLSTLFYTYLMGLLWGIGGLTFGLTMRYLGLSLGMAIVLGFCAAFGTLIPPIFYEFFGRSGNAKTISELLSTTSGLIIFAGVLLCLAGIAICGKAGTLKEQELSAEQKTENIKEFNFPKGILVAIFSGVLSAFMSFGYETGKPIAEATVARGIDPLWQNNPTLVVILLGGLTTNLIWCVYLNFKNKTGGDYTNTAAPLARNYFFSALAGTTWYLQFFFYGMGESLFSANGLGFSSWTLHMAFIIIVSNIWGIYFNEWKGASPRTMRVIVLGIITVIVSTMVVGYGNYLAA